A single Halarcobacter anaerophilus DNA region contains:
- a CDS encoding ABC transporter ATP-binding protein — translation MLKIENATLKRAKKTIFENYSFEIHKGDIVAILGPNGRGKTTLLKAILNLLPLDKGEIKNNAQIAYVPQSSQLIFDFTVLDVILMGRAKHLKLFSNPSKKDYNLAYEVLELLEIKEFANRNFSELSGGEKQLVLIARAIASQCDFLILDEPASALDFSNQKKVLNQLKLLNSEKKITILYTTHYPQHAFYLSNKVLLMFKDNYLFDTTEKLMTNETLSQLYGIDIKKVCFEEKGENIQSVIPIF, via the coding sequence ATGCTTAAAATAGAAAATGCAACACTAAAAAGAGCTAAAAAAACAATCTTTGAAAACTACTCCTTTGAAATACATAAAGGTGATATAGTAGCAATTTTAGGTCCCAACGGAAGAGGTAAAACCACACTTTTAAAAGCTATTTTAAATCTTTTGCCTTTAGATAAAGGAGAGATTAAAAATAATGCACAAATTGCTTATGTACCCCAAAGTTCCCAATTAATATTTGATTTTACGGTTTTAGACGTAATCTTAATGGGAAGAGCCAAACATCTAAAACTTTTTTCAAACCCTTCAAAAAAAGATTATAATTTAGCCTATGAAGTTTTGGAGTTATTGGAGATCAAAGAGTTTGCCAATAGAAACTTCAGTGAACTTTCAGGCGGGGAGAAGCAACTTGTTTTAATTGCAAGAGCAATAGCTTCCCAGTGTGATTTTTTGATACTTGATGAACCGGCTTCCGCTTTAGATTTTTCAAATCAAAAAAAAGTTTTAAATCAACTGAAACTTTTAAATTCTGAGAAGAAAATTACAATACTTTACACCACCCACTATCCTCAACACGCTTTTTATCTTTCAAATAAAGTCTTACTAATGTTTAAAGATAATTATCTTTTTGATACAACGGAAAAACTTATGACAAATGAGACTTTATCGCAACTTTATGGTATTGATATAAAAAAAGTCTGTTTTGAAGAAAAAGGAGAAAATATTCAAAGCGTAATTCCTATTTTTTGA
- a CDS encoding SAM-dependent methyltransferase, with translation MEKNSTKDTSSKKGELLIVSTGAGDLDNMTLKAYKAIKNADIVFTMKGEAGKYKELIGEKPVYTAGHTLFMEEGDTKMSEDETKKLENEVRKTIREAYDEGKKIVILENGDTTVYGPQMGYMKEFKDLNPKIIPGISSFNAANAALQNSIIGGTKDESGVTLTVGRAENKLIDKLSQAGSTMVFFMNREFDGFIEHLLTLYPKDMPIAVVSDAGFKEEEKVVIATLETIKDKIGDNLPFYKLIYVGNFLK, from the coding sequence ATGGAAAAAAATAGTACAAAAGATACATCTTCAAAAAAAGGTGAACTGCTTATCGTAAGCACGGGAGCCGGCGATTTGGATAATATGACCCTTAAAGCATATAAAGCTATAAAAAACGCTGATATTGTTTTCACAATGAAAGGAGAAGCGGGTAAATATAAAGAACTTATCGGCGAAAAACCTGTATATACAGCAGGGCATACCCTTTTTATGGAAGAAGGTGACACCAAAATGAGTGAAGATGAAACAAAAAAATTAGAAAATGAAGTAAGAAAGACTATAAGAGAAGCCTACGATGAGGGAAAAAAAATTGTTATATTAGAAAACGGTGATACAACGGTTTACGGTCCTCAAATGGGGTATATGAAAGAGTTTAAAGATTTAAATCCGAAAATAATTCCGGGAATTTCAAGTTTTAACGCAGCAAATGCAGCTTTACAAAATTCAATTATAGGCGGAACAAAAGATGAAAGCGGCGTTACCTTAACAGTTGGAAGAGCAGAAAATAAATTAATAGATAAACTATCACAAGCAGGGTCAACAATGGTATTTTTTATGAATAGAGAGTTTGACGGTTTTATAGAACATTTACTCACCCTTTATCCAAAAGATATGCCAATCGCCGTTGTAAGTGATGCCGGTTTTAAAGAAGAAGAAAAAGTTGTTATAGCAACACTAGAAACAATCAAAGATAAAATCGGCGATAATCTACCTTTTTACAAACTTATTTATGTGGGTAATTTCCTTAAATAA
- a CDS encoding TonB-dependent receptor domain-containing protein: MNLKKRSLFLLTVASSTMYAQNDADKNVQKLVPLTVVEQQEKSLDLIDAKRSNPRNLSELLRHDTSLDIAGGSPNAKRFYLRGISEALTNITIDGAKLSKDLHQHRGGLSNIDTDLLKSVSVNPGVATADSGPGNLGGSVKLETVDAQDLLEDGKNIGAFIKSGFSSIDDSYKNSLALYGKYQHLGILFYGSKGDGDDYKTGNGRTVEGSSEEVDNYLAKISLLNLKNHDLRISTEKNTQEGLYQAGGPGSDMGYFDPNGTNELERQRIERKTTILNHKYNPLNPYINTNFKLYKNDTTLSYLERDSSADIETEGKGGDIRNSFELDNNLFLNKLTLGADYEEEEGISDTGRIKYKNKGLFVQNRMAFEKINLSFGARYDDFENDLIYKKASDENSSFNINADYSLTDNLVLFAGYGESVSGANTIPVGWLSNLSPNLTFNGSSTKDLDPQKAKKIELGATWQSFNVFSNNDNLGLKLTLFKTDIMDPIIVGTGGQMGAPISDIINDDDIQSKGFEISGDYKIENFKLSLRYSHVDVEQDGKTFIGTTKRLAGSYGDKLITDFRYFPSDNLMLGYTITGVFENDDAPDNVNNKAGYAVHDISASFTPREYKNLTFSLAVNNLFDKEYVAQTSLTSGGIAVAEPGRDVRVSLKYSF, translated from the coding sequence ATGAATCTTAAAAAGCGAAGTCTATTTTTACTTACTGTTGCTTCAAGTACAATGTATGCACAAAACGATGCAGATAAAAATGTTCAAAAATTGGTTCCTCTAACCGTAGTGGAACAACAAGAAAAATCTTTAGATTTAATAGATGCTAAAAGATCAAATCCAAGAAACTTAAGTGAACTATTACGGCATGACACTTCTTTAGATATTGCAGGAGGAAGTCCAAATGCAAAAAGATTTTACCTAAGAGGAATAAGTGAAGCTTTAACAAATATCACTATTGACGGAGCAAAACTTAGCAAAGATTTACATCAGCACAGAGGTGGATTAAGTAATATTGATACGGATTTGCTTAAATCAGTAAGTGTAAATCCAGGCGTAGCAACAGCAGATTCTGGTCCAGGAAACCTTGGAGGTAGCGTAAAATTAGAGACTGTCGATGCACAAGACCTCTTAGAAGACGGGAAAAATATAGGCGCTTTTATAAAAAGCGGTTTTAGCAGTATTGACGACTCTTATAAAAACAGTTTGGCACTTTACGGGAAATATCAACATTTAGGAATTTTGTTTTACGGAAGTAAAGGTGACGGAGATGATTATAAAACAGGAAACGGAAGAACAGTTGAAGGCTCATCCGAAGAAGTTGACAACTATTTGGCAAAAATTTCTCTACTTAATTTAAAAAATCATGATTTGAGAATAAGTACGGAAAAAAATACTCAGGAAGGATTATATCAAGCAGGCGGTCCGGGAAGTGATATGGGATATTTTGATCCAAATGGAACAAATGAATTAGAGAGACAAAGAATTGAAAGAAAAACTACTATTTTAAACCATAAATACAATCCTCTAAATCCCTATATAAATACAAATTTTAAACTTTATAAAAACGATACAACTCTTAGTTATTTAGAAAGGGATAGTTCAGCAGATATAGAAACCGAAGGTAAAGGTGGAGATATTAGAAATAGTTTTGAACTTGATAATAATCTTTTTTTAAACAAATTAACTCTTGGTGCAGATTATGAAGAAGAGGAAGGGATAAGCGATACTGGAAGAATTAAATATAAAAACAAAGGTTTATTTGTACAAAATAGAATGGCTTTTGAAAAAATCAACCTATCTTTTGGGGCAAGATACGATGATTTTGAAAATGATTTAATCTATAAAAAAGCAAGTGATGAAAACAGTTCTTTTAATATCAATGCCGATTACTCTTTAACCGATAACTTAGTACTTTTTGCAGGATATGGAGAGAGTGTAAGCGGAGCAAATACTATTCCTGTAGGCTGGCTTAGCAATTTATCTCCTAATCTTACTTTTAACGGTTCTTCTACAAAAGATTTAGATCCTCAAAAAGCTAAAAAAATTGAACTAGGTGCTACTTGGCAAAGCTTTAATGTTTTTTCAAATAATGATAATTTAGGTCTAAAACTTACACTCTTTAAAACAGATATTATGGATCCGATAATAGTTGGAACAGGAGGTCAAATGGGAGCACCCATCAGTGATATTATAAATGACGATGATATCCAATCAAAAGGTTTTGAAATAAGCGGTGACTATAAAATTGAAAATTTCAAATTATCTCTTAGATATTCTCATGTTGATGTAGAACAAGACGGCAAAACTTTTATAGGAACAACAAAAAGATTAGCAGGGAGTTACGGGGATAAATTAATTACGGACTTTAGATACTTTCCAAGTGATAATTTAATGCTTGGTTACACAATTACGGGAGTTTTTGAAAATGATGATGCACCGGATAACGTAAATAATAAAGCAGGATATGCAGTACATGATATTTCAGCCTCTTTTACTCCAAGGGAGTATAAAAATCTTACTTTTTCTCTAGCTGTTAACAATTTGTTCGATAAAGAGTATGTTGCACAAACCTCACTTACAAGCGGCGGCATAGCTGTAGCAGAACCCGGAAGAGACGTAAGAGTAAGCTTAAAATATAGTTTTTAA
- a CDS encoding ABC transporter substrate-binding protein, whose product MKNIKLLILFFILNSFAFSNEIKIKDVLNREITINKPVKKIIALGTSLSYVTYLNAKDTVLGIESIELKDIKKRTYTYVNRNWAKNIPIVGQGGRAKRPNLEAIKVLNPDVIFTITQDKKEADLLSSQLNIPVIVVGYGLNQIDFEHIYKSFEIMGKVLNKETRAQELVSYIKDLQKQFKKIENPKNAYIGAVAYKGLQGITSTQADFMPFKLANISNIAKDIQKTGHLFVNKEYLLLKNPPIIFLDYAGWQLVKTEFDKDKEYFKKLKALKNQTYITLPNTFYYVNLDQMLANSFFIAKQIYPEIYKDLDPVKKADEIFTHFVGEPLYKMIKEDTGGFQKVKLENNQLQTESIKL is encoded by the coding sequence ATGAAAAATATAAAATTACTAATACTATTTTTTATATTAAATAGTTTTGCTTTTTCAAATGAGATAAAAATAAAAGATGTTCTAAACAGAGAAATTACGATAAATAAACCCGTAAAAAAGATAATTGCTTTAGGTACAAGTTTAAGTTATGTAACATATCTAAATGCAAAAGATACTGTTTTAGGTATAGAATCTATTGAATTAAAAGATATAAAAAAAAGAACTTATACTTATGTAAATAGAAATTGGGCAAAAAATATACCTATAGTAGGTCAAGGAGGAAGAGCAAAACGCCCTAACCTTGAAGCTATAAAAGTCTTAAATCCTGATGTTATTTTTACAATAACTCAAGATAAAAAAGAGGCAGATTTGCTCTCTTCCCAACTAAATATTCCGGTAATTGTTGTAGGATACGGCTTAAACCAAATTGATTTTGAGCATATTTATAAATCTTTTGAAATCATGGGAAAAGTTTTAAACAAAGAAACAAGAGCACAAGAGTTAGTTAGTTATATAAAAGATCTGCAAAAACAGTTTAAAAAAATAGAAAATCCTAAAAATGCCTATATTGGAGCAGTTGCATATAAAGGTTTACAAGGAATTACAAGCACCCAAGCTGATTTTATGCCTTTTAAACTGGCAAATATTTCAAATATTGCCAAAGATATTCAAAAAACAGGTCATCTTTTTGTAAATAAAGAGTATCTTCTTTTAAAAAATCCTCCTATTATATTTTTAGATTATGCAGGCTGGCAGTTAGTCAAAACAGAGTTTGACAAAGACAAAGAGTATTTTAAAAAACTTAAAGCTTTAAAAAATCAAACATATATTACTCTTCCCAATACTTTTTATTATGTAAACCTAGATCAAATGCTGGCAAACAGTTTTTTTATAGCTAAACAGATTTATCCTGAAATATATAAAGATTTGGATCCTGTAAAAAAAGCAGATGAAATTTTTACTCATTTTGTAGGAGAACCTTTATATAAAATGATAAAAGAGGACACAGGAGGTTTCCAAAAAGTAAAACTTGAAAATAACCAACTTCAAACAGAGAGTATAAAGCTATGA